The Streptomyces achromogenes DNA segment CGGCGCCGAGACCGGGTATCGGGTGACCGAACGACGGTGCGCCGACGCCGAGTTCCGCGACGCCGTGGTCGGATGTCGGTTCCACCAGGGCGATGTCGGATGCCGAGAACGCCGGCGCCGGTGCGGCGAACGAGAACCCGCCCGTGTCGAGGAGGCTTTCCGGCCCGGCCGACGGTGCGACGGCCGGAGCGACGGCGGGAGCGACGGCGGACTTTCCCGCCCACGCGGCGCTGATCTCCGCACGGAACGCCTGCTGTTCCGCGGTGTCCCAGGGCTGCTGGACCGGCTGCGGGCCGGCCGGCTGCTGAGGCAGTCCGACGGCGGACGGATAGCCCGTCGGCGCGGTCGCCGTGGGCAGGGACTGCATCGAGGGTGAGGACGTGGACTGTGCGGGGATGAACGCGGTGAGCGCGGGCTGCTGGGAGGGCGTGGGCTGGGCGACGGCCCGGGCCAGCACCTCACGGGCCGTGGCGAGTTTGCGCCCGATCTGTTCCTTGGTGCTCCTGAGCGAGGCCTGCCGGTCGGCGGGGGCGGCGGCGGGCGAGGCGGCGGAGGCGGGAGCGGCGGGGAGCGCGGCCGGCGCGGGGAGGGCGGGCAGGGGTGCGGTGAGCGCGGCCGGTGCGGCGGCCTCCAGGGCCCTGGGCTCGCTGCGACGCGCCTCGATCGCCGCGGGCGAGGCGGCCGCGGCGGGTGCGGTGAGTTCCGGGATCCGTCTCGCGGCCGCTTCGAGCTCGCGGATCGTCGCACTGTCCGCGGAGGGCCCGGGCCTGGCCGGACGGGGCGGTCGGCGATCGGCCGGCAGTACCGCGGGAGTGGTGGGACCGATCTTGTCGCGGGCGACGTCGAACCACTGCTTGGCCACCGCCTCGAGTGACGGATCGGCCGATCCGCGGCCGCTGTTGGCGACGGAGCCGACCTTGCGGCGCGAGAGGTTCGACATGGCGCGCGTGGCGTTGTAGGTGCCCGTGTCGGTCTCGGCCCGGTCGTACAGCGAGCTGACCCGCTGCTGGATCTCTGCCCGGCTCGGCTCGTTGCCGCCGCCTGGGGACCGAGGGCTGCGATCCGTCGCCATGGAAGACGTTCTCCTTCCGTGCTCCGCCGGTGTGTTCCCGGCGGAATCCGGGCGACCCCTGTTGCGGGTGACCCAAGCCCCCTGCCCCGAAAGGCAGTCGAACGGCCTGGGCGTCAACTTAGCCAACTTGTGTGCCTGGTGTGAAGATTGAGGTGTTAAATGTCCGATACGTATTCGTGACCTTCGTCTCGTGTCCGTGGTGGCCCACCGTCGTGCCGACGTCGTGGCGCATCCTGGTGTCCGGCTGTGTGCGGCCGACCCCTGTCGGTCACGAGAAGCGGGCCGATCCCCCTCGTGACTCCCGGCCTCACGGCCTCCCGGCCTCACGGCCTCCCGGCTCACGGCCTCCCGGCTCACGGCCTCCCGGCTCACGGCCTCCCGGCTCACGGCCTCCCGGCTCACGGCCTCCCGGCTCACGGCCTCCCGGCTCACGGACGCCGGGCGCGGCCCGCCTCGTCCTGGGCCAGCAGTGACAGCAGGGCCGCCACGCTCAGTCCCGCTTCGGCGGGATGGCGCAGCAGCCGGCCCGGCTCGATCCGGTAGATGTTGCTGCGCCCTTCCTTCGTGTGGGACAGATAGCCGTCCTGTTCCAGGTCGGCGATGATCTTCTGGACCGCACGCTCGGTGAGCCGGCAGTGCGCGGCGATGTCCCGGATGCGGGCGCTGTGGTTGTCCGCGATGACCGCCAGTACGCGGGCGTGGTTGGTCAGAAACGTCCATCCGCTGTGTGGCTCGGGTACTCCCTCCATGAGGTCATGTTATGTCCGAGCTTTCATGAACACAAAGGCCGGAACTTCATTTCGTGTATCTGTTGACGTATGACGGTCGGAGGGTGAGTCTTGAGGTGACATGTGAAGTGACCGAGGGAGGCGGTCATGCCGGAACCGGTATACGACGCGGATGCCGCAGGCGGGGACGCGAACACGGGTGCGGAGTCCCGCGACGCGCGCCTCGTCCGGGCGACGCCCGGGCCTGACATCACGGTCCGTACCGACGGGGAGCGGGTCGTCGTGGCGGTACGGGGCGAGCTCGACCTCGACTCGGTCGGGCCCCTCGGACGCGCCCTGGGCGCCGCACTCGAGGCGTCGGAGGACGGGATCGACCTGGAGCTGGACGGGGTCGTTTTCTGTGACTGCTCCGCCCTGAACGTGCTGCTCGGTGTGCGCGAGGAAGGTCTGCGGCAGGGCAGGACGGTCGTCCTGCGCTCGGTCGGCCCGGCGATGGAACGGCTGTTGACGCTGACCGGCACGGGGTCACTGTTCGGGGCCGCCCGCGGTCCCGGCGGCGCCCCCCGTGCCTCTGCCGACAGCACCGCCGAAGGCGTCACGGGCCGGGGGGCCGGGCGTACTTCTGGCGGCGTGCGCCCAGCCGGCCCGGCGGGCGAAGCATTCGACGGGAGCCCTCCGCCCCACCTGCGCATCGAACTCGTGCGACTGCGGCGCGCGGCGCGGACCCGCCCGGTGATCGACCTGGCCCGCGGCGTCCTCATGGCGTCCTTCGGTCTGAGCGCCGACGAGGCCTGGCGGGTCCTCGTCCTGGCCGCCCGGAACACCGACGGCACGGTACGGGGCCTCGCCCGGGACCTGGTCGGCGCCGTCCAGGAGAAGCCGTCGCCGGGCGCCCTGCCGGAAGCGGTGACCGCGGCGGTGGCCGAAGTCAGGTCGTAGGGGAGGGGTGCGCTCGCCGAGGCGCTGCGGCCGTCGCCGTGGTGGTCGCCGCGGCCGGTTCCACTGTCCGGAACGTTCTCGGGTAGAAATGGCTGACATGCGCGTCGACCATGATCCCGAAGCCCTGGGCGCGGGCGCCTTCTACCGGCTGCTCACCGCCGTCGTCGTACCCCGGCCGATCGCCTGGGTGTCGACCCTCGCGGCGGACGGCACCGCCAACCTCGCCCCGCACTCGTTCTTCACGGTGGCCTGCACCGACCCGCCGATCGTCCAGTTCACGTCCGTCGGACGGAAGGACTCGCTGCGCAACGTCGAGGCCACCGGCGAGTTCGTCGTCAATTTCGCACCCGAGAAGCTCCTCGGGCAGATCAACGCCACCGCCACCGACTTCCCCGCGCACGAGGGCGAGTTCGACGCGGTCGGTATCGAGCAGGAGGCCTCCCTGCGCGTGCGGCCGCCCCGCGTGGCGGACTCGCCCGTGGCCCTGGAGTGCCGCCTGCACTCCACCGTCGTCGTCGGCGACTGCACGCTGGTCCTCGGGGAGGTCGTGCACGCCGCCGTACACGAGGGCGTCGTCGTCGACGGCCGCCCCGACATCCGCCGGCTGCGGCCCCTCTCGAGGCTGGGCGGCAACGAGTGGGGAACGGTCGGCGAAATCCACGACCTGGCGCGCATCGCCTACCGCGACCGGCCGCCGTCCTGACCGGTACGCCCCTATGATCGCCGCATGACGAGACGGGTGACGAAGGGCCGCGGGGCCGACGGCTCCTGGTGTTCGCTGTGGTCGAGGAACTCGGCGTTGTCGATCGGCTCCGTCAACTCCTTCCTCTCCGTCGGCTCGGTGGGCAGTTCCCTGTCCGTCGCCTCTGTCGGCGGTTTCCTGTCCGTGGGGTCCGTAGGCTCCGCCCTGTCCGTCGTCTCCGTCGGCTCCTGGCTCAGTGCGGGCTCGGTGCTGAGCGCCCGTTCCACCGGTGCGGTGCTCGCCCGCGGTTCGCGCGGGACGGTGGCCGCGGCGGCGACGGTCGCCGGGCTGACGCTCGTGGCCTGCACGTGGAAGTACGGCCGCAGCCGCCCCGTTTCCTGAGCCGGCCGATGGCCGGCGGTTCCCTCGCGATCCGTGCGACGCGCCACGCGTGCGGGGACAGCCTGCGGGCGGCCCGGAAGCCCCGGCTGAAGCCCGGATGGGGAAGCCCGGATGGGCGAAGCCCCGGTGCCGGGATTCCCGAGGTTCCCGTCGACGCGGCCGTGACGTCGGCGTGCCCCTGTCCTCACCGCGAGGACCCCGAGGACCCCGAAATGTGATCACGACGTCCCGGTCCTCCCGGTCCTCCCGGTCCTCCCGGTCCTCCCGGTCCTCCCGGTCCTCCCGGTCCTCCCGGTCCTCCCGGTCCTCCCGGTTGAGCCGGGCGTCCCGGACGGGCCGGGTCGCCCGGAGCCGGTCCGCGCCGGCCGGCATCCGGTCGCGCAGGGCGTTGTCAGTGGCCGCCGCTAAGTTCGTGGGTGTCGCACCGCTCGGGTGCGACGGCCCCCCTTGTGCTGCGCCGAGTCGGCGTGTGCAGCCGCGTGCCGCAAAGGAGATGGTGTGTTCTCGGACCGGGAGAACTGGGAGAGGGCGAGCACGGCCCGGGTGGTGCCGCCCGCCCGGCCGCGCAAACTCGCCAAGGTCCCCTTCGTCGAACTGGCCGACGGACGCCTTCAGGGCGTCGTCTCCAGCGGCTCGGACATCGAGCGGGTGTACGTCTCGTCGGTCGCCGCCGGCACCTACGCCTTCGCGTGCAGCACCAACAACAACCGCCCCTGCGGCGGCGCGCGCGGCTCGTTCTGCCACCACATCCGTGCCCTGATCACCGAGGCCGTGCTGCAGTACGGCGTCGACCGCGTCGCCCGCTACCTGCGCGTGGAGCCCGCCGGCCCGGAGGCCGAAGCCGGCGCCCTCACCGTCGCGATGACCGGCGCCCGCCCGCCCCAGGCGGACGGCAAGGCGACGGCCGCCGCCGTCTTCAGCCGGTTCCTGCGCCACCTGGCCTATCTCGAACTCGCCCCGGTCACCGTGCCGCTGCCGGAACTGCAGTGGTTCCCGCCGACCCGCGCGCAGGCCGCCCCGGCAGCGACCGGGCACGGGCCCGACGCCGCGCAGGAGGCCCGAACCGGCCGTACCGCCGCACCCGTCGAGGGACTCGACGAGGCGCTGGCCGCGGTCGACGCCTTCGACCACACGCTCGCCGCCGGTCTGCTGCGCCCCCGCCCGGACCGGGTCGGCGGACTCGGCGCCCTCGCCCGCGCGGTCGCCGGCAGCCCGCTGGCCGCCCGCGTGGCGGAGGCGGCCGAGAAGGCCGCGGCGGGCTCCGCGAGCGAGGACCACCTCGTCGCCCTCGCGGCCGCCCGCACCGCCCTGCTCGGCTCCGTGCACGACGCCCTCGTCGTGAGCGCCGACGAGCTGAGCGGCCGCTTGCGCGAGGAGCCGACGCCCGTGGCCGCCGGCCCGCGCACGACGGTGAACCTGCTGGCGGCGGCGCGCACCTGGCTCGCGGACCTGGCCCGCACCGGCTGGCAGGGCATAGACCACGAACTGGCCGGCGGAGCCGCCCCGATCGTCTCGGCCATGCTGCCGGAACCCGGACTGCGCCGGTCGGCCACGCTGCTCGACGGATTCGCCGCCGAACTCGCCGCCTCCTGCCCCGGCGCCGCCCTGGCGCACGTCCCGGAGCGCCGCTGGGCCGACCTGTGGTCCCGCGCCCTGCTGCTGACCGTCCCCGGCGCGGCCGACACCCCCGTGTCCGGCACCGCCACCGGGCGGCTCCTGCCGCTCGGCGTCGACCTCCAGGAACACGCCACCGCCGCACAGGCCCAGGTCCACGCGGTCCTCGAACCGGCCGACGGCAGCGCGCCGCGGCTGGTCCGCGCGAGCGTCTCGGCGCCGAAGCCGGACACCGTCGTCGCGGCCGGCGTCTGGCAGCTGCTGCGGCCGCACCTCTCGCTGCTCACCGCCCTCGGCGAAGGCCGGTCGATGGAACTCGACGCCATGCCTCTCACCGAAGAGGGCGACCTCCTCTGGGACGACGCCCTGGCCCGTCCGGGCGACCCCGCCGACGCCCTCGCCACCGCGCGGGTCGTCCTGCCGACCGCCCTCGCGCCGCTCACCGCACCTCTGAACCGCCATCCCGCGCGCATCGCCGAGCCGGTGTTCCTGGAGGGCTACGACCGGCGGCAGGAGGGCGACGTCCTCACCTTCACCGTGGCCGGCCGCGACCTTCCCGTCGACACCGACCGCATTCCGGCCGCGGGACCGCTCACCCCCGAGGCCGTCGCCGGCTCCCGCGCCTGCGTGGGCCTGCTCCGCTGGGACGACGGGGGCCTGCGTCTTCAGCCGCTGGCCGTCGAGACCACCGTGCGCAGGAAGGCCGTCGCCCTGCACGCGGGCGCGTGGGCCGGCGGCACGGCCGACAAGGCCGGCGCTCGGGCCGAGAAGGCCGCCACCGACGCCGTGACCGTCCTGCGCGAACGGGCGGGAAGGCTGCTGCGGAAATGAGCGACGACATGCTGGAACCGGTCCCCGCGACGACTGCGGACCCCGAGAGCCCCGAGGTTTCCCCGATCCCCGACGACAACCGCCGGCAGGTGCTCTACTGGCGGCTGCTGGCCCGGCTCTTCGACTCCGAGGAGCAGATCGCCCTGGAGTCCGCGAGTCTCGCCGTCGTCGAGGACAGCGGCCTGCCGGCCGCCCTGCTGGACCCGCGGTCCTCCGTGGACTCCCTCGTCCAGCGTCACCCGGAACTCGCGGCGGAATTCGACGGGTTGATGGTCCCCGAAGCCGAAGCCGAAGCCGAAGCCGAAGCCGAAGCCGAGGTCGGGGCCGAAGCCGGAGACCGAGACGGAGACGGCGGTGACGACGGACGCGACCGTGCCGACGAGGTGCGGCGGGCCGCGCTCGTGTCCAAGGTGCTGCTGAACGTCTTCGCGACGGGCGCCGGAGCCGTCAGCGCCGAGCAGCTGTCACGCTGGCAGAGTGACGCCGGCTGGCTGGAGCGCGCCCTCGGATGCCGCCCGGGCGAGCTGCGCGGAGGCCGGGGCCCCGCCGCCGGCGGCCTCGTCCCCGGCATCGGTGCGGAACTGGCCGACGTGGAAGCAGACCTGGTGCAGCGCATGCATCTGCGCGAAGTGCTCGCCGACCCCGTCCTGGCAGCGCGGCTCACCCCGAGCATGTCGCTCATCGAGCAACTGCTCCGCGACAAGAACAACCTCTCCGGCGTCGCTCTGGCCAACGCCAAGGCGCTCATCCGCTGTTTCGTCGACGAGGTCGCCGACGTGCTGCGCACCCAGGTGGAGAAGTCCACGGCCGGCGCGATCGACCGCTCGGTGCCGCCCAAGCGCGTGTACCGCAACCTCGACCTCGACCGGACCGTCTGGAAGAACCTCACCAACTACAGCCCCGAAGAGGAACGCCTCTACGTCGACCGCCTCTACTACCGGCACACCGCCCGCAGAACGACACCGCAGCGGCTCGTCGTCGTCGTGGACCAGTCGGGCTCGATGCTCGACTCCATGGTCAACTGCACCATCCTGGCGTCGATCTTCGCCGGGCTGCCCAGGGTCGAGGTGCACCTGATCGCGTACGACACCCGCGCGATCGACCTCACCCCCTGGGTCCGTGAGCCGTTCGAGGTGCTGCTGCGCACCAAGCTCGGCGGCGGGAACGACGGCCCGGTCGCCATGGCCATGGCCCGTCCGAAGATCGCCGAGCCCAAGAACACCGTCATGGTGTGGATCTCGGACTTCTACGAGTTCGACCGCTCCCAGCCCCTGTTCGAGGGCATCGAGGAAGTCCACCGCTCCGGCGTCAAGTTCATCCCCGTCGGCTCGGTCACCAGCTTCGGCCGGCAAGAGGTCAACCCCTGGTTCCGGGAGCGGTTCAAGGCGCTCGGCACACCCGTGATCTCCGGCCGCATCGACAAGCTCGTCCACGAGCTCAAGACGTTCCTCACCTGACCCGCCCCCTTCGTTCCGAAAGGCCTGACGATGACCGACCTGCTGCGCGCCCCCGCCGAACTCAAGTACGCCGAGGAACTCGACTGGCTGGAGTCGATCGACGACAACCCCAAGCCGTTCTCCTGGCGGCTCTCGCCGAAGATGGTCCGGCTGTTCGTCCTCGGCTCCGAGCGCGCCGACGGCCTCGACCGGGAGATCGCCCAGAAGTGGTTCGGCGACCGCAGCTTCGTCGAGCGCTCCATCGTCACCCTCGCCTCCGACCGCGGCCTGCTCCTCATCGGCGACCCGGGCACCGGGAAGAGCTGGCTGGCCGAGCTGCTGTCGGCCGCGATCTCCCGCAACTCCACCCTGGTCGTGCAGGGCACCGCGGGCACCACCGAGGACCACATCAAGTACTCGTGGAACGTCTCCATGGTCATCGCCAAGGGTCAGTCGAGGGAGTCGATGATCCCCTCGCCGATCATGACCGCCATGGAGACCGGCGCGATCGGCCGCTTCGAAGAGCTCACCCGCTCCACCAGCGACGTCCAGGACGCGCTGATCTCGATCCTCTCCGAGAAGTACATCTCCGTCCCGGAGCTGGGCAGCGACCGGGACAGCGACAACATCGTGTTCGCCAAGCCCGGCTTCTCCGTCATCGCCACCGCCAACAGCCGCGACCGCGGCGTCAACGACCTGTCCTCGGCGCTCAAGCGCCGCTTCAACTTCGTCCGCATCCCCGTCGTCACCAACAAGAAGAGCGAGGCGGAGATCGTCCGCTTCCGCACCGAGGAGCTGCTGCGCCGCCACCGCATCGAGCTGGACGTCCCGCCGACCCTGCTCGACGTGCTGCTGCAGAGCTTCGCCGACCTGCGCGCCTCCTCGGCCGCCGCCGGCAGCGACGACGAGAAGCTGGAGTCCGCCCTGTCCACCGCCGAACAGATCGGCGTCCTCGAGGACGCCGTCCTGCACAGCAACTTCTTCGGCGAGCGCGCCCTCACCGCCCGCACCCTCGCCTCCTCCCTCGTCGGTTCGCTGGCCCGGCGCGCGCCCGAGGACCTCGCCATCCTCAACAAGTACCTGCATGGCGTCGTCGAACCGCGCAGCAAGGAGCAGGGCGGCTCCTGGCCCGAGTTCCTCGAGGGCGGCCGCGACGCCATCGCGACCCTGTCATGAGCGGCGCCTTCGACGCGCTGCGCGGTCAACTGCACGAGGCCGCCACGGCG contains these protein-coding regions:
- a CDS encoding VWA domain-containing protein, which codes for MLEPVPATTADPESPEVSPIPDDNRRQVLYWRLLARLFDSEEQIALESASLAVVEDSGLPAALLDPRSSVDSLVQRHPELAAEFDGLMVPEAEAEAEAEAEAEVGAEAGDRDGDGGDDGRDRADEVRRAALVSKVLLNVFATGAGAVSAEQLSRWQSDAGWLERALGCRPGELRGGRGPAAGGLVPGIGAELADVEADLVQRMHLREVLADPVLAARLTPSMSLIEQLLRDKNNLSGVALANAKALIRCFVDEVADVLRTQVEKSTAGAIDRSVPPKRVYRNLDLDRTVWKNLTNYSPEEERLYVDRLYYRHTARRTTPQRLVVVVDQSGSMLDSMVNCTILASIFAGLPRVEVHLIAYDTRAIDLTPWVREPFEVLLRTKLGGGNDGPVAMAMARPKIAEPKNTVMVWISDFYEFDRSQPLFEGIEEVHRSGVKFIPVGSVTSFGRQEVNPWFRERFKALGTPVISGRIDKLVHELKTFLT
- a CDS encoding helix-turn-helix transcriptional regulator, encoding MEGVPEPHSGWTFLTNHARVLAVIADNHSARIRDIAAHCRLTERAVQKIIADLEQDGYLSHTKEGRSNIYRIEPGRLLRHPAEAGLSVAALLSLLAQDEAGRARRP
- a CDS encoding C40 family peptidase is translated as MATDRSPRSPGGGNEPSRAEIQQRVSSLYDRAETDTGTYNATRAMSNLSRRKVGSVANSGRGSADPSLEAVAKQWFDVARDKIGPTTPAVLPADRRPPRPARPGPSADSATIRELEAAARRIPELTAPAAAASPAAIEARRSEPRALEAAAPAALTAPLPALPAPAALPAAPASAASPAAAPADRQASLRSTKEQIGRKLATAREVLARAVAQPTPSQQPALTAFIPAQSTSSPSMQSLPTATAPTGYPSAVGLPQQPAGPQPVQQPWDTAEQQAFRAEISAAWAGKSAVAPAVAPAVAPSAGPESLLDTGGFSFAAPAPAFSASDIALVEPTSDHGVAELGVGAPSFGHPIPGLGAAAPESGYATSPTDAVAPGYLMDELGTFTPPAGYAYPELPVTASEFGYAAVGSAPAPAYPTSGLGLPAPTPDALTAHHGYQTSPGPTAPVPPLPEPVRPTAPADVTVSATGTAYLGKADKALAFARAQTGRPCVWGATGPESYDCSSLTQAAWKAAGVSLPRAAIDQAKAFTRISLADLRAGDLVFFFDDLSHVGLCTGNGMMIHAPGPGAAIREEAILPYGEGALRGAVRPA
- a CDS encoding flavin reductase family protein; its protein translation is MRVDHDPEALGAGAFYRLLTAVVVPRPIAWVSTLAADGTANLAPHSFFTVACTDPPIVQFTSVGRKDSLRNVEATGEFVVNFAPEKLLGQINATATDFPAHEGEFDAVGIEQEASLRVRPPRVADSPVALECRLHSTVVVGDCTLVLGEVVHAAVHEGVVVDGRPDIRRLRPLSRLGGNEWGTVGEIHDLARIAYRDRPPS
- a CDS encoding ANTAR domain-containing protein, whose amino-acid sequence is MPEPVYDADAAGGDANTGAESRDARLVRATPGPDITVRTDGERVVVAVRGELDLDSVGPLGRALGAALEASEDGIDLELDGVVFCDCSALNVLLGVREEGLRQGRTVVLRSVGPAMERLLTLTGTGSLFGAARGPGGAPRASADSTAEGVTGRGAGRTSGGVRPAGPAGEAFDGSPPPHLRIELVRLRRAARTRPVIDLARGVLMASFGLSADEAWRVLVLAARNTDGTVRGLARDLVGAVQEKPSPGALPEAVTAAVAEVRS
- a CDS encoding ATP-binding protein — protein: MTDLLRAPAELKYAEELDWLESIDDNPKPFSWRLSPKMVRLFVLGSERADGLDREIAQKWFGDRSFVERSIVTLASDRGLLLIGDPGTGKSWLAELLSAAISRNSTLVVQGTAGTTEDHIKYSWNVSMVIAKGQSRESMIPSPIMTAMETGAIGRFEELTRSTSDVQDALISILSEKYISVPELGSDRDSDNIVFAKPGFSVIATANSRDRGVNDLSSALKRRFNFVRIPVVTNKKSEAEIVRFRTEELLRRHRIELDVPPTLLDVLLQSFADLRASSAAAGSDDEKLESALSTAEQIGVLEDAVLHSNFFGERALTARTLASSLVGSLARRAPEDLAILNKYLHGVVEPRSKEQGGSWPEFLEGGRDAIATLS